A window of the Streptomyces sp. JB150 genome harbors these coding sequences:
- a CDS encoding endo-1,4-beta-xylanase — MHSSTSSRARRALGLGLAGLLAAAGVTVSAGTAEAASTLAGAAAGKGRYFGTAVAANHLGEAPYVSTLNTEFDSVTPENEMKWDAVEPSRGSFTFTNADRIVSHAQSRGMKVRGHTLVWHSQLPSWVGNLSAGDLRTAMNNHINQVMGHWKGKIHSWDVVNEAFQDGNSGARRNSPFQDKLGNGFIEEAFRTARAADPAAKLCYNDYNTDGINAKSNAVYNMVRDFKARGVPIDCVGFQSHFNSASPVPSDYQANLQRFADLGVDVQITELDIEGSGTAQATSYSNVVRACLAVSRCTGITVWGITDKYSWRASGTPLLFDSNYNKKPAYTAVLNALGGTSGGDPGTPGGATCTATYSKQEEWSDRFNGRVTITAGSAPISGWSTTVTVTSPQRISATWNGSPTWVSSGTVMTMRPNGNGSLAAGASTSFGFTVMKNGTSTPPVVGACTAS, encoded by the coding sequence CTCCAGCACGTCCTCCCGTGCCCGAAGGGCACTCGGCCTCGGTCTCGCGGGCCTGCTCGCCGCGGCCGGCGTCACCGTCTCGGCCGGCACCGCCGAGGCCGCGAGCACCCTGGCGGGAGCCGCCGCCGGGAAGGGCCGCTACTTCGGCACCGCCGTGGCCGCGAACCACCTGGGAGAAGCGCCGTACGTCTCCACGCTCAACACCGAGTTCGACTCGGTGACGCCGGAGAACGAGATGAAGTGGGACGCGGTCGAGCCGAGCCGCGGCTCGTTCACCTTCACCAACGCCGACCGGATCGTCAGCCACGCCCAGAGCCGGGGCATGAAGGTCCGCGGCCACACCCTGGTGTGGCACTCCCAGCTGCCGAGCTGGGTCGGCAACCTGAGCGCCGGCGACCTCAGGACCGCGATGAACAACCACATCAACCAGGTCATGGGCCACTGGAAGGGCAAGATCCACTCCTGGGACGTGGTGAACGAGGCCTTCCAGGACGGCAACAGCGGCGCCCGCCGCAACTCGCCCTTCCAGGACAAGCTCGGCAACGGCTTCATCGAGGAGGCGTTCCGCACCGCCCGCGCCGCCGACCCCGCCGCCAAGCTCTGTTACAACGACTACAACACCGACGGCATCAACGCGAAGAGCAATGCCGTCTACAACATGGTCCGGGACTTCAAGGCGCGCGGCGTGCCCATCGACTGCGTGGGCTTCCAGTCCCACTTCAACAGCGCCTCCCCGGTCCCGTCCGACTACCAGGCCAACCTGCAGCGCTTCGCCGACCTCGGCGTCGACGTCCAGATCACCGAACTCGACATCGAGGGCTCCGGCACCGCCCAGGCCACCAGTTACTCCAACGTCGTCAGGGCCTGCCTCGCCGTCTCCCGCTGCACCGGCATCACCGTCTGGGGCATCACCGACAAGTACTCGTGGCGGGCGAGCGGGACCCCGCTGCTGTTCGACTCCAACTACAACAAGAAGCCCGCGTACACCGCCGTGCTCAACGCGCTCGGCGGCACCTCCGGTGGCGACCCCGGCACGCCGGGCGGTGCGACCTGCACCGCCACCTACAGCAAGCAGGAGGAGTGGAGCGACCGCTTCAACGGCCGGGTGACCATCACCGCGGGCAGCGCGCCGATCAGCGGCTGGTCCACGACCGTCACCGTCACGTCGCCGCAGCGGATCTCCGCGACCTGGAACGGCTCGCCCACCTGGGTCAGCAGCGGCACCGTCATGACGATGCGGCCGAACGGCAACGGCAGCCTGGCCGCCGGCGCCTCGACCAGCTTCGGCTTCACCGTCATGAAGAACGGCACCTCCACGCCCCCGGTCGTCGGCGCCTGCACGGCCTCCTGA